Sequence from the Fictibacillus arsenicus genome:
CCTAACCCAATTACATCATTTAATCCTGTTCAAGTTTGTCCAACGATTGATAAAAGTGCATTTATTAGTCCTTTTACCAGTGTGATCGGTGATGTCACCATAAGAAAAAATGTTTACGTGGCTCCTCTTGTAAGCATACGTGCAGATGAAGGTACTCCTTTTCACATTGGATCCAACACTAATCTTCAGGATGGCGTAATCTTGCATGGCTTAAAAGATAAATTCATTAGTGTAGATGGAAATGATTATTCCATCTTCATAAGCAAGGGAGTCTCCATCGCACATGGAGCTCTTGTGCATGGACCTTGTTATATCGGAAAAAAGGTATTTGTTGGATTCAAAGCGATTGTATATGACGCTATTGTAGAAAGCGGATCTTTTATTTCGTATAATGCTGTCGTCACCAATGGTGTTCATGTTGGTAAGAATCGGTTCGTTCCCCCTGGAGCTTATATCGATTCTCAAAAGAAAGCAGATGCTCTTTCAAAGGTACCTGCTGACAGCAAAGAATTTGCAAGAGAAGTACAGCGAGTCAATCAGGAGTTTCCGGCTGGTTATCATTTATTGTTTGGCGATTGCCGCTGTTCTTGCGGTGTTACTTATACCGATCACGAATATGAATACAAAGAATGTAAAGAAGATTAGTGCCTCTTGAAGGAGCAGGATACGAGATTCATAGTGAAGACTAGGACCAAATTATAGATTCGATTGTAAATAAGAGGAAAGCAGCCGTTCCATTGGACGGCTGCTTTTTTAATACTATTAATTGTTAAACTAGTTTTTTAGGCTAATCCTAATAATTTCATAATACTTAAAATCAATACCCCAATCATGCCGAAATCTGAATCACCAAATGTCGTTCCTTCAAAACCGACATCCCCTAATAACACCAAAAGAATGGCAGGCAAGAAACTAATGATTAGGCCATTAGCAAATGATCCGAACATCGCACCTCTTCTACCGCCTGTGGCGTTACCGAAAACACCAGCAGCTGCACCCGTAAAGAAATGTGGTACTAACCCTGGAACAATTACTTTCAATCCAACAAGTGGATGCACAATAATAAACTCTACTGATCTATAACGTATCCTAGGCACAGTTTGACCGTTTTGTTGTATAAAAACAAACAAAAAGACGCTGATTTACCAGCATCTTACGCTTGAAAATTCCTGTCATAGTGGCAAAGTTTTAATTAAAAATGAAAAACCGATTCTTTTTGCAGAGTCGGTTCATTTCATCGTATATTTATCTGTTTTTTTATTTTTTAGACGGTAGATTTAACGTAAAGCATGTTCCCTTTTTCAACTCGCTCTTAATCATAATTTGTCCGCCCATCTGCTTTACAATTTGATGGCATACGGTTAACCCCAGGCCAGTCCCTTTTTCCTTTGTTGAGTAATACGGGCTGCCTAGTTTTTTTAGCTGGTCTTCGGTCAATCCCACACCGTTATCTTTAATTTTAATGGATATGAAGCCGTTGGAATTTTTTGCAGCGGATATCCAGATCTCCCCTTCGCTTTTAATCGCTTCAATCGCATTTTTGATGATATTGATCAACACTTGCTGGATTTCTAGCTTAAGCCCCTCGATTTCAAGAGATGGTTCCACTTGCTGTGTGATTTGAATGCTATTCAGTATGGCGTAAGAATGCATCACGTCAATCGATTGTTGAATGACAGAAGTTAAATCAATGGTTTCATATTGATTGGTTTGCGGCTTAGCGAGCGCTAAATATTGATTAATGATTTCCTGCGCCCGATCTAATTCCTCAATCGAAATGCTTATGTACAATTGCTGTTCCTTCGTTAACTCTTCTTTTTGCATTAACTGCATAAACCCCCGGACAGATGTCATCGGATTACGGATTTCGTGTGCGACCGAAGCTGCCAGCTGGCTGACAACATTCATTTTTTCTGTTCGAATCAGCTCTTGTTTCATTTCAATTTGCTCATTCATATTTTCAATTAAATATATAATTGCAATCAGGGTTGCCAAAATAATCAGAGAAGAACTTAATTCAAATAAGGTTTGCCGATTGTCTCCTTTTATCTGTAGAAAAATCCCTCTTGTGATCGGGATCATCATATAAAATAAACTGATCAAGATGACTTTCCCTTTTATACGATAACGGTGATATAAACTCGTTACAGGGAGTAACAATAGACAAAATACTGTATAATTTCCAAATAGGATTAACAGCTTCTGGTCTGTAAAAGCACCGATAACTAGCAGGGCCAAAAAGGCTGCAAAACCTGCCCTTTTGCCTCCGTATAAAAAGGATAATATGATAGCGACCGCTTTAAAGTCATACTTATAGATATCGAAATAATAGACAGGCTGGCTCATTGTAAAGATTAATATAATCAGCATGAACAGAAAAAATTTCGAACGGATTCTTTTCCGTTTCTCTTCTCTTTCATTAAAAAACACTTGATAGATAAGGATTGTAAAAAGAATGAAGACCACGTGCAAGCACATGCTTTGAATAGATTCCCACATACCGTTCCCTACTTCCTAGTTTTACCTGTCTTTTTGATTTTCGACAAATTATAGGGATATCCTTGTATATAAAACTAAATTCTAGGTATTTATATCTATCATTATGGAAGCTTGTCTTTTAAAAAAATTTCCGCTGACGTGCTAGGTTTATCTACTAAGTACAGGCGCAGCAACGCACCCGTTAATCAAGGAAGATATTCACTAAATATTCAACTATTAAAGCTAATATTGAAGTAATAATGATATCAATGACTATCCACTTCTTTTTTCGCTTTTTATATTCCGGCTCCATAAAATACCTGATAGCATAAACGATCGTGAAGATGATGAGTATTTCGATAATATTCAGATCTTATCCTCCTCTTTTGTTCAAGAACACGCTGGTTGAATAAAAAGTTAGAGATCTCTTTATACTCGCATACAGCTACTATTTTGGTGTATGCGCCTTAATTGAGTCGCAAAAACGCATGACATTTTTTCGTGTCATGCGTTTTATTTTATAAAGTGAGATGTATTATTTCCGCCAAAAATGTGTATATTCTGCTTTGTCCTGAATATTAAATTCAATCATTTTCTCAAGTAATTCGTAATTTACCGGCTCTTTCCAAGGTATTCGAAACAAGCCTTTGGTCGCACTGTAGCCAGCTTGTTTGATGTCATCAGCGAACTTCTCCATGGTTACCTCTTCGGGTGCAACGCTCAAATGATGCTTTGCTGTGGAAAAGCCAATAATATATGTACCGTGATCGGAAAACATCGGTGTATTCCACTTGATTTGCGGTTCTAAATTTGGAAATTTGTTAGCCACCCACGCCAAAATTTCCTCTGTTCGTTCGCGGTGGTCCGGGTTATCGATACCAGCTAAGTATTTTGAGAATACTTCCATGTCTTCCTCCTTTGATGCTAATACTTTCAAAATTCAAATTCTCAACAATGTCATTTTATTTTATAATCACTTATCTTCTCAAGCAATCCGTAATTGACGTGCGTTACAGAGTT
This genomic interval carries:
- a CDS encoding carbonate dehydratase; translated protein: MKHNDSGECFQPFISPNPITSFNPVQVCPTIDKSAFISPFTSVIGDVTIRKNVYVAPLVSIRADEGTPFHIGSNTNLQDGVILHGLKDKFISVDGNDYSIFISKGVSIAHGALVHGPCYIGKKVFVGFKAIVYDAIVESGSFISYNAVVTNGVHVGKNRFVPPGAYIDSQKKADALSKVPADSKEFAREVQRVNQEFPAGYHLLFGDCRCSCGVTYTDHEYEYKECKED
- a CDS encoding ATP-binding protein, which produces MWESIQSMCLHVVFILFTILIYQVFFNEREEKRKRIRSKFFLFMLIILIFTMSQPVYYFDIYKYDFKAVAIILSFLYGGKRAGFAAFLALLVIGAFTDQKLLILFGNYTVFCLLLLPVTSLYHRYRIKGKVILISLFYMMIPITRGIFLQIKGDNRQTLFELSSSLIILATLIAIIYLIENMNEQIEMKQELIRTEKMNVVSQLAASVAHEIRNPMTSVRGFMQLMQKEELTKEQQLYISISIEELDRAQEIINQYLALAKPQTNQYETIDLTSVIQQSIDVMHSYAILNSIQITQQVEPSLEIEGLKLEIQQVLINIIKNAIEAIKSEGEIWISAAKNSNGFISIKIKDNGVGLTEDQLKKLGSPYYSTKEKGTGLGLTVCHQIVKQMGGQIMIKSELKKGTCFTLNLPSKK
- a CDS encoding iron chaperone, translating into MEVFSKYLAGIDNPDHRERTEEILAWVANKFPNLEPQIKWNTPMFSDHGTYIIGFSTAKHHLSVAPEEVTMEKFADDIKQAGYSATKGLFRIPWKEPVNYELLEKMIEFNIQDKAEYTHFWRK